A window of Cottoperca gobio chromosome 16, fCotGob3.1, whole genome shotgun sequence contains these coding sequences:
- the rpp38 gene encoding ribonuclease P protein subunit p38, whose amino-acid sequence MAAVKKPLKKEIKKYIPAKTSFTSPFTPKWGPLPQEDMHFILKTLTAKLVSMGLEKKEVKVFRPWRKKKDQKPAATSELVSQVSQEFQVTDSPKNGWTDVAARRQLAIGVNEVTKALEKNELRLLLVCKSVKPKHMTDHLIALSATRGVPACQVPRLSQSLSEPLGLKSVLALGFRQCASKDDEVFTDTVDAITPRVPSLDVAWLQGIAPSVTPEEPIDMEEEEELGQNKGKRKLESESESASTCTLQPLKVKKIVANLAKKRKKAK is encoded by the coding sequence ATGGCCGCTGTGAAAAAgccattaaaaaaggaaatcaaaaAGTACATTCCAGCCAAGACCTCCTTCACATCACCATTCACTCCAAAATGGGGCCCACTTCCCCAAGAAGATATGCATTTTATCCTGAAAACCCTGACAGCTAAGCTGGTTTCCATGGGTCTTGAGAAGAAAGAAGTCAAAGTGTTTCGCCCgtggaggaaaaagaaagaccaGAAACCTGCTGCCACATCAGAGCTCGTTTCCCAGGTGAGCCAGGAGTTTCAGGTGACTGATTCTCCCAAAAACGGCTGGACAGATGTGGCAGCCAGGAGACAACTGGCCATTGGCGTCAATGAGGTCACCAAAGCTCTGGAGAAGAACGAGCTCAGACTGTTGCTTGTGTGCAAGTCTGTGAAGCCGAAACACATGACGGATCACCTGATAGCTCTGAGTGCAACAAGAGGTGTGCCAGCCTGCCAGGTGCCTCGTCTGAGCCAGAGCCTGTCTGAGCCACTGGGGCTGAAAAGTGTCCTCGCTCTGGGATTCAGACAGTGTGCCTCCAAAGATGATGAGGTGTTCACTGACACTGTTGATGCCATAACACCCAGAGTGCCTTCCCTGGATGTTGCATGGCTACAAGGTATAGCACCCAGTGTAACACCCGAAGAACCCATTGacatggaagaggaggaagaacttGGTCAGAATAAGGGAAAAAGGAAACTTGAGAGTGAATCTGAGTCTGCCTCCACCTGCACTCTGCAACCTCTCAAAGTGAAAAAAATAGTTGCTAAcctggcaaaaaaaagaaaaaaggctaaGTGA
- the crot gene encoding peroxisomal carnitine O-octanoyltransferase isoform X1 encodes MDNNLLEALPELTFQYQGSLPSLPVPSLEMSLSKYLNAVQPFASVEEFKATVDIVKKFQVGVGKELHQKLLQKARTKKNWLEEWWLDAAYLEVRIPSQLNVNFGGPTPYLEHCWPPKEGTELQRASIATWHTLQYWDMIRTERLHPHKVDKLPLDMDQFKMLFCTCKVPGVKKDTIRNYFKTEREGPCPSHVVVICRGRIFTFDAVCDGKILTPPELFRQLSYVKECCEREPEGDGVAVLTSEERTRWAQAREHLISIDPQNDTILETIQSSLFVISLDETKPYSTPENYTNVTMEALTGNPTIRWGDKSYNSLVFADGTFGSTCDHAPYDAMVLVSLCWYLDQQIKVTEGKWKGSDAVRPVPRPEELVFTVDEKVQSYIHHAKQQYLESTRDLQLVCYAYTAFGKEAIKRKKLHPDTFVQLAMQLAYQRVHKSPGSCYETAMTRKFYHGRTETMRPCTQEAVNWCKAMMDPTCDADAKRKAMLVAFNKHNKLMTEAQEGKGFDRHLLGLYLIAKEEGLPTPELFMDPLYAKSGGGGNFTLSSSLVGYTTVLGAVAPMVHHGYGFFYRIRDDRIVVSITAWKSCRETDAATLYNNFSNSLHEMLHLATTSQL; translated from the exons ATGGATAATAATTTGTTAGAGGCTCTGCCGGAGCTGACCTTCCAGTACCAAGGCAGCCTGCCATCCCTGCCTGTCCCGTCACTAGAGATGAGCCTTTCAAAGTACCTGAATGCAG TTCAGCCATTCGCATCTGTGGAAGAATTTAAGGCTACAGTGGACATTGTGAAGAAATTTCAAGTGGGTGTTGGCAAAGAGCTGCACCAAAAACTACTGCAGAAAGCCAGGACAAAAAAGAACTGG TTGGAAGAATGGTGGTTAGATGCTGCGTATCTGGAGGTTCGCATCCCCTCTCAGCTGAATGTGAACTTTGGCGGCCCGACGCCCTACCTGGAGCACTGCTGGCCTCCTAAAGAGGGAACTGAGCTGCAGAGGGCCAGTATTGCCACATGGCATACACTACAGTACTGGGACATGATCCGCAC GGAGAGGCTGCATCCTCACAAAGTTGACAAACTACCATTAGATATGGACCAGTTCAAAATGCTGTTCTGCACCTGCAAAGTACCAGGAGTAAAGAAGGACACAATTCGTAACTACTTCAAGACTG AGCGTGAGGGTCCCTGCCCCTCCCATGTGGTAGTGATTTGTCGTGGACGGATCTTCACTTTTGACGCAGTCTGTGATGGGAAAATCCTCACTCCTCCAGAACTATTTAG GCAGCTGAGCTATGTGAAAGAGTGCTGTGAGAGAGAGCCAGAGGGAGACGGCGTGGCTGTTCTCACCTCAGAGGAGAGGACTCGTTGGGCGCAG GCCAGGGAGCATTTAATAAGCATTGATCCACAAAATGACACCATCCTGGAGACCATCCAGAGCAGCCTGTTCGTCATATCGCTGGATGAAACAAAACCCTACTCTACTCCAGAGAACTACACAAAT GTGACCATGGAAGCCCTTACAGGCAACCCCACCATCCGCTGGGGTGACAAATCGTACAATTCACTCGTGTTCGCAGATGGCACTTTTGGATCCACTTGTGAT CATGCTCCTTATGATGCCATGGTACTGGTGTCTTTGTGTTGGTATCTGGACCAGCAAATCAAAGTTACAGAAGGCAAATGGAAG GGCTCAGACGCAGTGAGACCCGTACCCCGTCCTGAGGAGTTGGTGTTTACTGTGGACGAAAAAGTCCAGAGTTACATCCACCACGCCAAACAGCAGTACCTCGAGTCG ACGCGGGACCTGCAGCTTGTCTGTTATGCCTACACTGCGTTTGGAAAAGAAGCCATCAAACGGAAGAAGTTACATCCAGACACTTTTGTTCAACTAGCAATGCAGCTGGCCTACCAGCGAGTACACAAAAG CCCGGGAAGTTGTTATGAGACAGCAATGACTCGCAAGTTCTACCACGGCAGGACAGAGACGATGCGACCCTGCACCCAGGAGGCTGTAAACTGGTGTAAAGCCATGATGGACCCCACGtgtgat GCTGATGCCAAGAGGAAAGCCATGCTGGTGGCCttcaataaacacaacaaactgaTGACTGAAGCCCAGGAAGGAAAAG GTTTTGACAGGCATCTTCTTGGGCTGTATCTTATCGCCAAAGAGGAGGGACTTCCCACTCCAGAGCTCTTCATGGACCCCCTCTACGCAAAGAG tgGTGGAGGCGGCAACTTCACGCTGTCGTCCAGTCTGGTTGGCTACACTACAGTCCTGGGGGCCGTGGCTCCCATGGTGCACCATGGCTATGGCTTTTTCTATCGCATCAGAGATGACAG
- the acbd7 gene encoding acyl-CoA-binding domain-containing protein 7: MSSQAEFEKLAEDVKKVKTRPTDEELLELYGLYKQAMVGEINTDRPGMMDFKGKAKWDAWNSRKGMSKEDAMSAYITLAKEIVSKCGM, translated from the exons ATGTCTTCCCAG GCAGAGTTTGAGAAATTGGCAGAGGATGTGAAGAAGGTGAAGACGAGGCCTACGGACGAGGAGCTGCTAGAGCTGTATGGCCTTTATAAGCAGGCAATGGTTGGAGAGATTAACACAG ATAGACCAGGAATGATGGATTTCAAAGGAAAAGCCAAGTGGGACGCCTGGAACTCCAGGAAAg GAATGTCCAAGGAGGATGCCATGTCAGCCTACATTACACTTGCAAAGGAAATCGTCAGCAAATGTGGCATGTAA
- the crot gene encoding peroxisomal carnitine O-octanoyltransferase isoform X2 translates to MQPFASVEEFKATVDIVKKFQVGVGKELHQKLLQKARTKKNWLEEWWLDAAYLEVRIPSQLNVNFGGPTPYLEHCWPPKEGTELQRASIATWHTLQYWDMIRTERLHPHKVDKLPLDMDQFKMLFCTCKVPGVKKDTIRNYFKTEREGPCPSHVVVICRGRIFTFDAVCDGKILTPPELFRQLSYVKECCEREPEGDGVAVLTSEERTRWAQAREHLISIDPQNDTILETIQSSLFVISLDETKPYSTPENYTNVTMEALTGNPTIRWGDKSYNSLVFADGTFGSTCDHAPYDAMVLVSLCWYLDQQIKVTEGKWKGSDAVRPVPRPEELVFTVDEKVQSYIHHAKQQYLESTRDLQLVCYAYTAFGKEAIKRKKLHPDTFVQLAMQLAYQRVHKSPGSCYETAMTRKFYHGRTETMRPCTQEAVNWCKAMMDPTCDADAKRKAMLVAFNKHNKLMTEAQEGKGFDRHLLGLYLIAKEEGLPTPELFMDPLYAKSGGGGNFTLSSSLVGYTTVLGAVAPMVHHGYGFFYRIRDDRIVVSITAWKSCRETDAATLYNNFSNSLHEMLHLATTSQL, encoded by the exons ATGCAG CCATTCGCATCTGTGGAAGAATTTAAGGCTACAGTGGACATTGTGAAGAAATTTCAAGTGGGTGTTGGCAAAGAGCTGCACCAAAAACTACTGCAGAAAGCCAGGACAAAAAAGAACTGG TTGGAAGAATGGTGGTTAGATGCTGCGTATCTGGAGGTTCGCATCCCCTCTCAGCTGAATGTGAACTTTGGCGGCCCGACGCCCTACCTGGAGCACTGCTGGCCTCCTAAAGAGGGAACTGAGCTGCAGAGGGCCAGTATTGCCACATGGCATACACTACAGTACTGGGACATGATCCGCAC GGAGAGGCTGCATCCTCACAAAGTTGACAAACTACCATTAGATATGGACCAGTTCAAAATGCTGTTCTGCACCTGCAAAGTACCAGGAGTAAAGAAGGACACAATTCGTAACTACTTCAAGACTG AGCGTGAGGGTCCCTGCCCCTCCCATGTGGTAGTGATTTGTCGTGGACGGATCTTCACTTTTGACGCAGTCTGTGATGGGAAAATCCTCACTCCTCCAGAACTATTTAG GCAGCTGAGCTATGTGAAAGAGTGCTGTGAGAGAGAGCCAGAGGGAGACGGCGTGGCTGTTCTCACCTCAGAGGAGAGGACTCGTTGGGCGCAG GCCAGGGAGCATTTAATAAGCATTGATCCACAAAATGACACCATCCTGGAGACCATCCAGAGCAGCCTGTTCGTCATATCGCTGGATGAAACAAAACCCTACTCTACTCCAGAGAACTACACAAAT GTGACCATGGAAGCCCTTACAGGCAACCCCACCATCCGCTGGGGTGACAAATCGTACAATTCACTCGTGTTCGCAGATGGCACTTTTGGATCCACTTGTGAT CATGCTCCTTATGATGCCATGGTACTGGTGTCTTTGTGTTGGTATCTGGACCAGCAAATCAAAGTTACAGAAGGCAAATGGAAG GGCTCAGACGCAGTGAGACCCGTACCCCGTCCTGAGGAGTTGGTGTTTACTGTGGACGAAAAAGTCCAGAGTTACATCCACCACGCCAAACAGCAGTACCTCGAGTCG ACGCGGGACCTGCAGCTTGTCTGTTATGCCTACACTGCGTTTGGAAAAGAAGCCATCAAACGGAAGAAGTTACATCCAGACACTTTTGTTCAACTAGCAATGCAGCTGGCCTACCAGCGAGTACACAAAAG CCCGGGAAGTTGTTATGAGACAGCAATGACTCGCAAGTTCTACCACGGCAGGACAGAGACGATGCGACCCTGCACCCAGGAGGCTGTAAACTGGTGTAAAGCCATGATGGACCCCACGtgtgat GCTGATGCCAAGAGGAAAGCCATGCTGGTGGCCttcaataaacacaacaaactgaTGACTGAAGCCCAGGAAGGAAAAG GTTTTGACAGGCATCTTCTTGGGCTGTATCTTATCGCCAAAGAGGAGGGACTTCCCACTCCAGAGCTCTTCATGGACCCCCTCTACGCAAAGAG tgGTGGAGGCGGCAACTTCACGCTGTCGTCCAGTCTGGTTGGCTACACTACAGTCCTGGGGGCCGTGGCTCCCATGGTGCACCATGGCTATGGCTTTTTCTATCGCATCAGAGATGACAG